The following coding sequences lie in one Zingiber officinale cultivar Zhangliang chromosome 2B, Zo_v1.1, whole genome shotgun sequence genomic window:
- the LOC122049227 gene encoding proline-rich protein 4-like, which translates to MGTPWSPIWSVFGVVVLLLVAASCSSATTTTETWAVGSTECLDCAQKNIKSENAAKGLRVVVQCKVSNEKYETKSVGAVDGNGNFNVKLPSDLLQTNGELKQECFMQLHNAPNAPCPDKNGLTSPSSKLILKSKGIFTAAGKLSFASATCVFATFLPPYSDPWHKKPKYSFPPVHLPPLAFPPKHDFHHHHPIYTPPTPTYKPAPKYNPPSGGYYNPPTPTYKPVRRYC; encoded by the exons ATGGGGACTCCATGGAGCCCCATTTGGAGTGTATTTGGTGTAGTCGTATTGTTGTTGGTGGCCGCCTCATGCTCAAGTGCTACGACGACGACAGAGACATGGGCTGTCGGCTCAACCGAGTGTCTAGATTGTGCGCAGAAGAACATCAAGAGTGAGAATGCAGCCAAAG GATTACGCGTAGTCGTCCAATGCAAAGTTAGCAACGAGAAATACGAGACCAAATCTGTCGGTGCTGTCGATGGCAATGGCAACTTCAACGTTAAGCTCCCGAGCGACCTCCTGCAAACCAACGGCGAGCTCAAGCAAGAATGCTTCATGCAGCTCCACAATGCTCCCAACGCGCCCTGCCCAGACAAGAATGGACTCACCAGTCCCTCCAGCAAACTAATCCTCAAATCTAAGGGCATCTTCACAGCTGCCGGGAAGCTGTCTTTTGCCTCGGCGACATGCGTATTCGCCACCTTCTTACCACCCTACAGCGATCCCTGGCACAAAAAGCCCAAGTACTCCTTTCCACCCGTCCATCTTCCCCCCTTAGCCTTCCCGCCCAAGCATGACTTCCACCATCACCATCCCATCTATACCCCACCGACACCGACTTATAAGCCGGCACCAAAGTACAATCCGCCATCAGGAGGGTACTATAACCCACCGACACCAACCTATAAGCCTGTGAGGCGTTATTGTTGA